AGCCGTTGCCTGTGGCTGTCCGCGTTCGATACGTCCCGAACCGTGCAGCCGCGCGGCGGTTTATTGCTTTTAAGCATATCAATGGCCCGTTCAAATGGGACGCGTATGCCAAGGCGAAATACGCAGCCGATTGGTTGAAAGAAGGCGAGGACGTGGAGGTTGTCAGCAAGATGCTGGGCGACAATCACAACACGGTTCGCCGTCTAGTCGCCGGCTATCGCGTTCTGGAGCAAGCGCAAGCGCAAGGCTTCGATCTAAATGATCGGACCAAGAAGCGGTTTGCGTTCTCGCATCTCTATACAGCAGTATCCAGACCCGCCGTGCGGACTTATCTGGGAATAGACGATGACGATGACTCGCAAACCCCTGTTCCAACCGAAAACAGCGAACAGCTCGGTCAGCTTATGTCGTGGCTCTATGGTCAGGAGTCAAAGAAGGAGTCGACCCTTATCGCAAGCCAGAATCCAAACTTAAATCAGCTTGTGCGCGTTATGGAGAACAAGACTGCTTTGGCCGTCTTGACTACCACCCGTCGACTCGATCAGGCATTCGAGCAAGTTGAGCCGCCATCAGTGCGCTTCAAAGAGGCGCTTATCGCGGCATCCAGAGAGTGCGAGAACGCGCTTGGGCTTTCAGCGCACTTTGAAGGTGACGATACGCTCCTTGCAATGGGCCGGAATCTGGCGACGACCGTTCGGAATTTGCGCGATGCGATGGTGAAGAAGAGCCTCGGCCAAGACGAGGATCTGTAAGGTGCACATCAATCCACCTGACCTAAATTCGCGGCGTGCGCGATTCGCTGATTGGCTAGAGCTACTCGCTTTAACTAGTGCCGCCGGGCAGGTGTCCATTTCAACGCTTAGATCTCAGTTGCGTCGCCTTTCGGACGACCGCACATCGGCGAAGGAACTCGATGTCGATGCCGACGACAGTGGCGAGCCCGAAGTGACCGACCGTGCTGCCGATGATCTTGAGGAACGCATTGTCGAGGAAATCTCACTTCGGGTGGAGACTATTGGTTCGGCCTACCCATTCCAACTGATGGTCAACGGCAAGCTCGGTGAATCGCAAATTCTACTCCGGAAGCCGACTTGGAATGAGGCCAAAACAGGCGAGCTTTTTTACACTTTTTGCCTTCTCGACTCCGGGATACGCGAAGACCTCATAAGTGTTCCGAAAGCAGAACGTGGCTTTGTGCAAAGAATTGGAAACATATTTCAGATATGTTCGTGTATAGCTGTTGGCGGATATACCGACGCTCAAGTAGTGTCGTTCGGCTTCCCAAGAGCAACTGGCGACGGCTTTCTTCCTGCCTTGCAGGCAGCCTGGCTTCGCTATGGTTCCTACTGTGTCCGATCAGACATTCCGTATGGATTTGACGCCAAGCTCAAGGATGGCGGCGTCGATATCATCGCATGGCGGCCGTTCGACGATGGCAATGCCGCAACTTTCTTGATGTTCGTGCAAGTGGCCTCTGGGCTAGACTGGAAGGACAAGCCAGTCGCGAACGATGTGAAGGCAATAAAGCAGTGGTTCGTAGACGGGGTATTCGAACACTTTGTGCCAGCGATATGTATCCCCTTCCCGCTCTGGTTCGATCTCGACGAGCCACCCAAGGATGCTACTGGCAAAAAGCTACCCTTTAAGAATGGCATTCTTCGCCGCTTCGTCGTCAGAGAAAGCGCGTTTGGCATCATATTCGACCGAGGTCGTATCGCTAACTCATCCGCCCGAGCGTTAAGCGCCCCTGGGGGCCCTAGGGCAGGCATAGATGGGGCTGATCGAGTGAGCGAAGTCGCAGCTTGGGTTGATGAGGTAATGGGATCTCTCGCTGAAAAGAGGGTCGCGGCATGAGACATCCGCTCCATGCGATTTGCCCCTATTTCGCGATGTTCCCAGAGAGGTTCGTTGCCGAGCAACTCTTAGCCTACACACGACCGAAGGATTTGGTCTTCGATCCCTTCTGTGGGCGCGGAACCACTGTGCTTGAGAGCCTGCTCAATGGCCGCGCGGCTATTGGCTCGGATATTAATCCCGTGGCTGCTTGCGTTGCGGGAGCCAAAGCCCAGGTGCCCGAACTCCAGGCAGTACTTGCTAGGTTGAACGCGTTGGAGGAATTATTCGAGGCGATTGACGAGCGGGCGACACCGCCCTCTGATTTTTTTGCCACGTGTTTTCATGTCAAGACGTTTGCCCAAATCGCATTTTTACGCGAGCGGCTGACTTGGCAAGATGATCCGACGGATCGATTCATAGCCGCCGTTATCTTGGGGGTTCTTCATGGCGAGTCTCATCGCTCGGCGATGTGCCTCAGCAATCGCATGCCCCGGACAATCAGTACCAAGCCAGATTACTCCGTGCGATGGTGGCGAGAGCGCGGTTTGGAACCACCAGAGCGAGACGCCTTCAAAATCCTTCGTCAAGCAGCTAGTTTTCGATATTCAA
The genomic region above belongs to Mesorhizobium sp. B4-1-4 and contains:
- a CDS encoding DNA methyltransferase gives rise to the protein MRHPLHAICPYFAMFPERFVAEQLLAYTRPKDLVFDPFCGRGTTVLESLLNGRAAIGSDINPVAACVAGAKAQVPELQAVLARLNALEELFEAIDERATPPSDFFATCFHVKTFAQIAFLRERLTWQDDPTDRFIAAVILGVLHGESHRSAMCLSNRMPRTISTKPDYSVRWWRERGLEPPERDAFKILRQAASFRYSKLPPRAHGKVVLTDSRKAAERFVEHNGKVALVVTSPPYLDTTDYSEDQWLRLWFLGGSERPVHRLNRDDRHTVPTDYWSFLSEVWNGTEPLLRESSTIVIRIGGTRLAKDALLEGLQSGLSEAMKRRTVRALHSGRSSEITKRQTNSFRPGTKPERLEHDFTFQVT